A section of the Paenibacillus aurantius genome encodes:
- a CDS encoding NUDIX hydrolase, producing MQPPKHIISAAAIVVNADNKILLIKGPRRGWEMPGGQVEVGESLAQAAIRETKEEAGVDIEIVRFCGIYQNVSGGICNSLFLAKPVGGEPVPTTEALEAGYYPIEEALQMVTWPTFRERIEACLNPEGQPFYVEFSNQKAI from the coding sequence TTCCGCCGCGGCTATCGTCGTTAATGCGGATAACAAGATTTTATTGATCAAGGGGCCCCGAAGAGGCTGGGAAATGCCCGGAGGCCAGGTGGAGGTCGGGGAATCCCTTGCTCAAGCCGCCATCCGGGAAACGAAGGAGGAGGCGGGCGTCGATATCGAAATTGTCCGCTTCTGCGGCATTTACCAGAACGTGTCCGGCGGGATCTGCAACTCGCTCTTTCTGGCGAAGCCCGTCGGAGGGGAACCGGTTCCTACAACGGAGGCGCTTGAAGCCGGCTACTATCCGATAGAGGAAGCCCTGCAGATGGTCACATGGCCGACGTTTCGGGAACGGATCGAAGCCTGCCTGAACCCGGAAGGGCAGCCATTCTACGTCGAGTTCTCCAACCAGAAGGCGATATAA
- a CDS encoding histidine phosphatase family protein: MKTILYMVRHADSPYVPGQERTRGLSAAGAAASRQIAERLKDLPVDGVVSSSYARAVQTVQPLAESRGLPIREYEGLRERLIGGEESEAPWEEIRNAIERSFTDHDYALEGGETTKEARLRALPILEELLEEYEGRAVAIGTHGNIMTILMNHYEPGCDYAFWQETSRPDVYRMTFDGRHLESIERLWSPEAVHPEKHSSV; this comes from the coding sequence ATGAAAACGATCCTTTACATGGTCAGGCACGCCGATTCGCCTTATGTGCCGGGGCAGGAACGCACCCGGGGATTGTCGGCGGCCGGAGCGGCCGCTTCCCGGCAGATCGCCGAACGGCTGAAGGACCTCCCGGTGGACGGCGTGGTGTCGAGCTCGTACGCCCGGGCGGTCCAGACGGTACAGCCGCTGGCCGAGAGCCGGGGGCTGCCGATCCGGGAGTATGAAGGCCTCCGGGAGCGGCTGATTGGCGGCGAGGAGAGCGAGGCCCCGTGGGAGGAGATCCGGAACGCGATTGAGCGGTCCTTTACGGACCACGATTACGCCCTCGAGGGCGGCGAAACGACAAAGGAAGCCCGCTTAAGGGCGCTGCCGATACTCGAAGAGCTTCTCGAGGAGTATGAGGGGCGGGCGGTGGCCATCGGCACCCACGGGAACATCATGACCATCCTGATGAACCATTACGAGCCCGGGTGCGATTATGCCTTCTGGCAGGAAACGTCCCGCCCGGATGTTTACCGGATGACCTTCGACGGCCGCCACCTGGAATCGATCGAAAGGCTGTGGAGCCCCGAGGCGGTTCACCCCGAGAAGCATTCATCCGTTTAA
- a CDS encoding helix-turn-helix domain-containing protein — MRNWAIWNRQTLVFKLFISFLGIILLFSLFNSLSLHLFNRGVQKEVIQYNRLMLHNTAERYRTHLERVKTLLFDIYNSEYTVAFNRQLHAQDPADPEIWKAADVLKVLRPQAFNPMFYLNNLLVYYQTGDIVVEKEGTVGAEMMFSRFYSSKAYPYSYWKGELGRSGSYKLHPEAEFTVSGLNSTAAVPLIPFSFRMPSSDYLVVALLDAKQLQEAFYGTEDDRQFFIRREDGTLLYRSSDALSDADIPSFASGPDYLLANSYYFFAEKDSASDLTYIVAVPTASITSRVRNASLTLFVIFAVSVVIGILASILFSRQIHRPVKQMVSSILRRDPVQLRSSIQEFDLIHRNLRELMREKETIHREMLGQRSLLTSFRYINKLKAITSDINEWKDIATMEEPFVLVLYQLHFRTQPVSENGLKTDRMAYYIQEYINLVISERMPAAHTFQIENNQILSLIPGERVPEALEEVLGMLITILDRDKAYLLVTVAVSPVFPASSPFSKAYQEVVELARQARPLEENQIIRERRDVPELLLLTVAQEQELYANLQAGNDGFCVSFMERILDSMDRKGASIRQLRELAAGVTARVAKILEPYGADAEAAPGQREQEALQDCFTLEQFKRFYRELFHKAASLIQSRKEEQDATVAFVLEYIESRYADDLSLDQLADKLNLSMAYLSVYIKEKTGANFSEHVNAVRIRQAKEMLAATDLSVQEISARIGYRNVTSFIRMFKKITGLPPGEYRKQERLRSASGPAGSSL; from the coding sequence GTGAGGAACTGGGCCATTTGGAACCGCCAGACCCTGGTGTTCAAGCTATTCATAAGCTTTCTCGGCATCATCCTGCTGTTCTCCCTATTCAACTCGCTGTCCCTCCATCTCTTCAACCGGGGCGTTCAGAAGGAAGTGATTCAATACAACCGCCTTATGCTCCACAATACGGCCGAGCGGTACCGGACCCACCTGGAACGGGTAAAAACCCTGTTGTTCGACATCTATAACAGCGAATATACGGTGGCGTTCAACCGTCAGCTGCATGCGCAGGATCCGGCCGACCCGGAAATTTGGAAAGCCGCGGACGTGCTCAAGGTGCTCCGTCCCCAAGCCTTTAACCCCATGTTCTACCTGAACAACCTGCTCGTTTACTACCAAACGGGGGATATCGTGGTGGAGAAGGAAGGGACGGTCGGAGCGGAGATGATGTTCTCACGCTTCTATTCAAGCAAAGCCTATCCGTACTCCTACTGGAAGGGGGAGCTCGGGAGAAGCGGCAGCTACAAGCTTCATCCCGAAGCCGAATTCACGGTGAGCGGGCTCAATTCCACGGCTGCCGTTCCCCTGATTCCTTTTTCCTTCCGTATGCCTTCCTCGGATTACCTGGTCGTCGCGCTGCTCGATGCGAAGCAGCTGCAGGAGGCGTTCTACGGAACGGAGGATGACCGGCAGTTCTTCATCCGCCGGGAGGACGGCACCCTGCTGTACCGTTCCTCTGATGCGCTTTCCGACGCCGATATTCCCTCGTTCGCCAGCGGCCCGGACTACCTGCTCGCCAACAGCTATTATTTCTTTGCGGAGAAGGACTCCGCTTCGGACCTGACTTATATCGTCGCCGTCCCGACCGCGAGCATCACCTCCCGGGTCCGCAACGCCAGCCTGACCCTGTTCGTGATCTTCGCGGTCTCCGTCGTCATCGGCATTCTGGCCTCGATCCTCTTCAGCCGGCAGATCCACCGGCCCGTGAAGCAGATGGTCTCCTCCATCCTCCGGCGCGACCCGGTCCAGCTGCGCAGCTCCATTCAAGAATTCGATCTCATTCACCGGAATCTCCGGGAGCTCATGAGGGAGAAGGAAACCATTCACCGAGAAATGCTCGGCCAGCGCTCACTCTTGACGAGCTTCCGCTACATCAATAAATTAAAGGCGATCACCTCGGATATTAACGAATGGAAGGATATCGCCACCATGGAGGAGCCTTTCGTTCTGGTGCTCTATCAGCTTCACTTCCGGACGCAGCCCGTTTCCGAGAACGGACTGAAGACGGACCGGATGGCCTACTACATCCAGGAATACATCAACCTCGTCATTTCGGAACGGATGCCGGCCGCCCATACGTTCCAGATCGAGAACAACCAGATTCTCTCGCTCATTCCGGGAGAACGGGTGCCGGAGGCGCTCGAGGAAGTGCTCGGCATGCTGATCACGATTCTCGACCGGGACAAGGCTTATCTTCTCGTCACGGTCGCTGTCAGCCCCGTCTTCCCTGCTTCGTCCCCCTTCAGCAAGGCCTATCAGGAGGTCGTGGAGCTGGCCCGCCAGGCACGTCCGCTCGAGGAGAACCAGATTATCCGCGAACGCCGGGACGTTCCGGAGCTGCTTCTGCTGACCGTCGCCCAGGAGCAGGAGCTGTACGCCAACCTGCAGGCGGGCAATGACGGCTTCTGCGTCTCCTTCATGGAACGAATCCTCGACTCCATGGACCGGAAGGGGGCGAGCATCCGCCAGCTCCGGGAATTGGCGGCTGGGGTTACCGCGAGGGTGGCCAAAATTCTCGAGCCCTACGGGGCGGACGCGGAGGCCGCACCCGGGCAGCGGGAGCAGGAGGCCCTCCAAGACTGCTTCACCCTGGAGCAGTTCAAGCGGTTTTACCGGGAGCTGTTTCATAAGGCGGCTTCCCTCATCCAGTCCCGTAAGGAGGAGCAGGACGCCACGGTCGCTTTCGTCCTGGAGTACATCGAGAGCCGTTACGCGGATGATCTGTCTTTAGACCAGCTGGCCGACAAGCTCAACCTCTCCATGGCCTATCTCTCGGTCTACATCAAGGAGAAGACCGGTGCCAACTTCAGCGAGCATGTGAACGCCGTGCGCATCCGCCAGGCGAAGGAGATGCTGGCGGCCACCGACCTGAGCGTGCAGGAGATCAGCGCCCGGATCGGCTACCGCAATGTCACCTCCTTCATCCGCATGTTCAAGAAGATAACCGGCCTTCCGCCCGGCGAATACCGCAAGCAGGAGCGGCTCCGGTCCGCTTCCGGTCCGGCCGGCTCCTCCCTCTGA
- a CDS encoding ABC transporter permease yields MVQAGPGSRTGSSVIVKRLRRNWDLYLLILPVLVFFVIFEYVPMYGVQIAFKNFIATKGIWGSPWVGFRHFERFFESYYFWRLITNTLGIGLYQLVVGFPVPILLALMINEVRSKKFSRLVQTVTYAPHFLSTVVLVGMLYIFLSPQTGLVNLMLSWLGGSRIDFLTEPAWFKSVYVLSGVWQQMGWSSIIYLAALTGIDPQLHEAARVDGATRWQRIWHVNLPGILPTITILLILHMGTLLSVGFEKVYLLQNSLNMTASDVIATHVYHKGIIDGQYSYSAAVGLFNSVINFILLISVNRIARKMNGTSLW; encoded by the coding sequence GTGGTGCAGGCGGGTCCCGGGTCCCGCACGGGAAGCTCGGTCATCGTCAAACGGCTTCGCCGCAACTGGGACCTGTATCTGCTGATTCTGCCGGTCCTGGTCTTCTTCGTCATATTCGAGTACGTGCCCATGTACGGGGTCCAGATCGCTTTCAAGAACTTCATTGCCACCAAGGGCATTTGGGGAAGTCCGTGGGTCGGCTTCCGGCACTTCGAGCGGTTCTTCGAAAGCTATTATTTCTGGAGGCTTATCACGAACACTCTTGGCATCGGGCTGTACCAGCTGGTGGTTGGCTTTCCCGTTCCGATCCTTCTCGCCCTGATGATCAACGAGGTTCGATCGAAGAAGTTCAGCCGTTTGGTCCAAACGGTTACGTATGCGCCGCATTTTCTATCCACGGTGGTTCTGGTCGGCATGCTGTACATCTTCCTGTCACCCCAGACGGGGCTCGTGAACCTGATGCTTTCCTGGCTCGGCGGCAGCCGGATCGATTTTCTGACAGAACCCGCCTGGTTCAAAAGCGTCTATGTCCTCTCGGGCGTGTGGCAGCAGATGGGATGGAGCTCCATCATCTACCTGGCGGCGCTGACCGGCATCGACCCGCAGCTGCATGAAGCGGCACGGGTGGACGGGGCGACCCGCTGGCAGCGGATCTGGCACGTCAATCTGCCGGGCATTCTGCCGACGATCACCATCCTGCTCATTCTGCATATGGGCACGCTGCTCAGCGTCGGGTTCGAGAAGGTCTATCTCCTTCAGAACTCGCTTAACATGACGGCTTCGGATGTCATCGCCACCCATGTGTATCACAAGGGGATCATCGACGGGCAGTACAGCTATTCGGCGGCCGTCGGGCTTTTTAACTCGGTCATCAATTTCATTCTTCTTATCTCCGTCAACCGGATCGCCCGGAAAATGAACGGAACGAGTCTATGGTAG
- a CDS encoding carbohydrate ABC transporter permease, producing the protein MNNQTTGDKIFDAAVHTALAVICVIVLYPLFFVLIASFSSPDTVMRGEVWLWPKNISWIGYTKIFNNNEILSGYLNTILYTVVGTSINLILSVAAAYPLSRKDFYGRGIISVLVVFTMFFSGGMVPAYLLVKQLGMLNTMWALIIPGAVSVYNILIMRTFFQEGIPYEMQEAASIDGCSNLGTLVRIVLPLSMPILAVMILFYSVGHWNAYFNALMYLNDRAKYPLQLFLREILIQGQMQEMVGVGDNSNARNVMEGEAIKYALVIVANLPVLVLYPFLQKYFVKGVMIGAVKG; encoded by the coding sequence ATGAACAATCAGACCACGGGGGATAAAATCTTTGATGCGGCCGTTCATACGGCCCTAGCCGTCATCTGCGTCATCGTGCTGTACCCGCTGTTCTTCGTCCTGATCGCTTCCTTCAGCAGCCCGGATACGGTTATGCGCGGAGAGGTATGGCTCTGGCCTAAGAACATCAGCTGGATCGGGTATACCAAAATTTTTAACAATAACGAGATTCTGTCCGGCTACTTGAACACCATTCTCTACACGGTCGTCGGAACGTCCATCAACCTTATCCTGTCGGTAGCGGCCGCTTATCCGCTTTCGCGCAAGGATTTCTACGGACGCGGGATCATTTCCGTCCTCGTCGTCTTCACGATGTTCTTCAGCGGCGGAATGGTTCCGGCTTATCTGCTCGTCAAGCAGCTCGGCATGCTAAATACGATGTGGGCGCTCATCATTCCGGGAGCCGTCTCCGTCTATAACATTCTGATCATGCGGACGTTCTTCCAGGAAGGCATCCCCTACGAAATGCAGGAGGCGGCCTCCATTGACGGCTGCTCCAACCTGGGGACGCTTGTCCGCATCGTGCTGCCGCTGTCCATGCCCATCCTCGCTGTCATGATTCTGTTCTACAGCGTGGGCCACTGGAACGCTTATTTTAACGCTCTGATGTACCTGAATGACCGGGCGAAATACCCGCTTCAGCTGTTTCTCCGGGAAATCCTGATCCAGGGGCAGATGCAGGAGATGGTGGGGGTAGGGGACAACTCCAATGCCCGCAATGTGATGGAAGGCGAAGCGATCAAGTATGCCCTCGTCATCGTGGCGAATCTGCCGGTTCTTGTGCTGTACCCGTTCCTTCAGAAGTATTTCGTGAAGGGCGTCATGATAGGGGCCGTCAAAGGGTAG
- a CDS encoding extracellular solute-binding protein: protein MERARKWGAAALTVALTGGLLAGCGKGGDGAGGKPAEGAKEVANLNPSGFPIAKEPINLTFFTGKAATNGNNFEETLVWKEYAKKSGINVTFQLVPFENLTEKRNLALAGGDYPDAFYSARVPATDLMKYGAQGTFIKLNDLIDQYAPNFKKLLEKYPDLKKGLTMPDGNIYSFPSFYSPDFLPMLIGTPLWVKKDWLDKLNLKEPTTTDEFYTYLKKVKETDLNGNGQADEIPYAGEGINPLFDQIKGAWGFGNRGLGHKFVDVDPATNNLRFFRTDPKYKEVIEYVRKLYTEGLIDKEIFTTKTAALYAKGQTGIFGSTINPSPVTQINQPGYIGLGALKGPHGDQLYTHVKVPAVWPGAFVITDKNKYPEATVRWMDYFFGDEGATFYFMGLEGQTYRKTADGKLEFVESITKNPEGLTMDQALAKSITWLGGSYPGYVQEKYFKGSETLPGNIEVGQKAEPNKLKELWNNFNFTEEENEFRSTVGTDIQNYIGEMEAKFVTGAAPMSDWDKYTAAVQKMGVDQYMKIYKQAYDRYKNSK from the coding sequence ATGGAACGAGCGAGAAAATGGGGGGCGGCCGCGTTAACGGTAGCGTTGACAGGCGGTCTGCTGGCAGGCTGCGGCAAAGGAGGAGACGGAGCGGGAGGCAAGCCGGCGGAGGGAGCCAAGGAAGTGGCCAATCTGAACCCGTCGGGCTTTCCGATCGCGAAGGAGCCGATCAACCTGACGTTCTTCACAGGCAAGGCGGCCACGAACGGCAACAACTTCGAGGAAACGCTCGTCTGGAAGGAATATGCGAAGAAATCCGGCATTAACGTGACCTTTCAACTCGTGCCGTTCGAGAATTTGACGGAGAAACGCAATCTTGCCCTGGCCGGGGGTGACTATCCCGATGCGTTCTATTCGGCTCGGGTTCCCGCCACCGACCTGATGAAATACGGGGCGCAGGGAACGTTCATCAAGCTGAACGACCTGATCGACCAGTACGCGCCGAATTTCAAGAAGCTGCTGGAGAAATACCCCGATCTGAAGAAGGGGCTCACCATGCCCGACGGCAACATCTACTCCTTCCCGTCCTTCTACAGCCCGGATTTCCTGCCGATGCTGATCGGGACGCCGCTTTGGGTCAAGAAGGACTGGCTCGATAAGTTGAACCTGAAGGAGCCGACAACGACAGACGAATTCTACACGTATCTGAAGAAAGTCAAAGAGACGGATCTTAATGGTAACGGCCAGGCGGACGAAATTCCGTATGCCGGAGAGGGCATCAACCCGCTGTTCGATCAGATCAAGGGCGCTTGGGGCTTCGGAAACCGCGGGCTGGGGCACAAATTCGTCGATGTGGATCCGGCCACGAATAACCTGCGCTTCTTCCGGACCGATCCGAAGTATAAAGAGGTTATCGAGTATGTAAGGAAGCTCTACACCGAAGGGCTGATCGACAAGGAGATTTTCACGACCAAGACGGCGGCTCTGTACGCCAAGGGACAGACCGGGATTTTCGGATCGACGATCAACCCGAGCCCGGTTACCCAGATCAACCAGCCGGGCTACATCGGGCTGGGCGCTCTGAAAGGGCCGCACGGCGACCAGCTGTACACCCATGTGAAGGTGCCGGCTGTCTGGCCGGGGGCGTTCGTCATCACCGACAAGAACAAATATCCCGAGGCGACCGTGCGCTGGATGGACTACTTCTTCGGAGATGAGGGGGCTACCTTCTATTTTATGGGCCTCGAAGGGCAGACGTACCGCAAAACAGCGGACGGCAAGCTAGAGTTCGTGGAGAGCATCACGAAGAATCCGGAGGGGCTGACGATGGACCAGGCGCTGGCCAAGTCCATTACGTGGCTCGGCGGAAGCTATCCCGGCTATGTGCAGGAGAAATATTTCAAAGGCTCCGAAACCTTGCCGGGCAACATCGAGGTCGGCCAGAAGGCCGAGCCGAACAAGCTGAAGGAGCTGTGGAACAATTTCAACTTCACGGAAGAGGAGAACGAGTTCCGCTCGACCGTCGGCACGGATATTCAGAATTACATCGGGGAGATGGAGGCCAAGTTCGTGACAGGCGCCGCTCCCATGTCGGATTGGGATAAATACACGGCGGCCGTTCAGAAGATGGGAGTCGACCAGTACATGAAGATCTACAAGCAGGCCTACGACCGTTACAAGAACAGCAAGTAA
- a CDS encoding endonuclease/exonuclease/phosphatase family protein, translated as MALPTGTRRMTLIRFLILLTLLSAGLPLSSATAASDSPSSSGKGLKLKVMSYNINNGRGTDGVNDLARIADVIRGSGAEVVGLQAVDRFYSSRSGYEDQAKKLAELLGMHYAFGATVDLDPEPGRTERRQFGTAILSKYPILSSNLNLLSHSGTEKRALFEALLDVDGTKVRFYTTHMDTSASVRLTEAGEIASLIGSRTEPGIAAVYANALPGSPEVQRLLGTLADSFFDQSTAGTTPSYLPTKRVSYLLSTPEWELGEARVISSLASTHLPIVSELTLNPDARLHPDLKSLAYADQTITEMAGNALKVKLNGYYTNGTVRDVTEWAAYHSSRPEVADITAPGVIQTKAAGVSVIKAVYGGQTAELPLTVYLTRNADLETLLVDGKPIQEFTADRLFYERILPDGAVRVPKVTAEAADPNARVTVYAPNAVPGNAYVVVTADDGTTTKEYRLSFTKQKGEEHVPFKVMSFNIHHGADAGNVYDLERIAAVIRESGADLIGLQEVDRYYSSRSNNEDTIARLAGMLGMHYAYGANLDREPAAPGQPRSQYGTAVLSKYPILYAENHLLTSYGQEQRGLLETRVEIEGTPVTFYSTHLGLDAAQQKVQTEELLAITGSRSGAQIVVGDFNAKPETPDMRMMAQAFQEPFVDRPDAYTFDAEAPSSKIDYIWANEQVLVGDRSEAQVIDTQASDHRPIISTLYVKRAPQKPVSLALDPQEWQAQPGETVPIKAILTYEDGTTREVTGSVKFAHTQGSVASVNVHGIVKAHRPGTAAITAVYEGLRAELKVNVTGERK; from the coding sequence ATGGCTTTGCCCACTGGGACACGACGGATGACCCTCATCCGGTTTCTTATTCTTCTGACCCTGTTATCGGCCGGACTTCCCCTATCTTCGGCCACTGCAGCCTCAGACTCCCCGTCCTCTTCGGGGAAGGGGCTTAAGCTGAAGGTCATGTCCTATAACATCAACAACGGACGGGGAACGGATGGAGTTAACGACCTGGCCCGCATAGCGGACGTGATCCGCGGCTCCGGTGCCGAGGTTGTCGGGCTTCAGGCGGTGGACCGGTTCTATTCCAGTCGAAGCGGGTATGAGGACCAGGCCAAGAAACTGGCGGAGCTGCTTGGGATGCATTATGCCTTTGGAGCTACAGTGGACCTGGATCCGGAACCTGGAAGGACCGAGCGGAGGCAGTTCGGCACCGCCATCCTGAGCAAGTACCCGATCCTGTCTTCGAATTTGAATCTGCTGTCCCACTCTGGAACGGAGAAAAGGGCACTGTTCGAGGCTTTGCTTGATGTTGATGGAACGAAGGTCCGGTTCTATACGACCCATATGGACACCTCGGCTTCCGTCCGGTTAACCGAAGCCGGCGAGATCGCTTCCCTTATCGGGTCGAGAACGGAGCCGGGGATCGCGGCCGTTTACGCCAACGCCCTTCCGGGAAGCCCGGAGGTGCAGAGGCTGCTCGGCACCTTGGCCGACTCCTTCTTCGATCAAAGCACGGCCGGAACCACGCCCTCGTATCTGCCTACCAAGAGGGTCAGCTATCTTTTGTCTACGCCGGAATGGGAGCTGGGCGAGGCCCGGGTGATCTCATCCCTGGCCTCCACCCATCTTCCGATCGTGAGTGAGCTGACCCTGAATCCGGACGCCCGGCTTCATCCCGATCTGAAATCGCTCGCGTATGCCGATCAAACCATAACGGAAATGGCGGGGAATGCTTTGAAGGTAAAGCTTAACGGATATTATACGAACGGAACGGTCCGGGACGTAACGGAATGGGCCGCTTACCACAGCAGCCGCCCGGAGGTGGCGGACATTACCGCGCCGGGTGTCATCCAGACGAAGGCCGCCGGGGTTTCCGTCATTAAGGCGGTCTACGGAGGGCAGACGGCGGAGCTTCCGCTCACGGTGTATCTCACCCGCAATGCGGATCTGGAGACGCTTCTCGTAGACGGGAAGCCAATTCAGGAATTTACAGCCGACCGGCTGTTCTACGAGCGGATTCTTCCGGACGGCGCGGTCCGTGTCCCTAAGGTTACGGCTGAGGCGGCGGATCCCAATGCCCGGGTGACCGTCTATGCCCCGAATGCCGTTCCCGGGAATGCCTATGTGGTGGTGACGGCGGACGACGGGACCACGACCAAGGAATACCGGCTCTCCTTCACGAAGCAGAAGGGCGAGGAGCATGTTCCTTTTAAGGTAATGTCGTTCAATATTCATCATGGCGCGGACGCCGGCAATGTCTATGACCTGGAGAGGATCGCCGCCGTCATCCGGGAATCCGGAGCGGACCTCATCGGGCTTCAGGAAGTGGACCGGTACTACTCAAGCCGAAGCAATAATGAGGACACGATCGCCAGGCTGGCCGGCATGCTAGGCATGCACTACGCGTACGGCGCCAATCTGGACAGGGAGCCGGCCGCGCCGGGCCAGCCCCGCAGCCAATACGGGACGGCGGTGCTGAGCAAATACCCGATCCTCTACGCGGAGAATCACCTCTTGACGAGCTACGGCCAGGAGCAGCGGGGCCTATTGGAAACGAGGGTGGAGATCGAAGGCACTCCCGTCACCTTCTATTCCACCCACCTCGGACTGGATGCCGCCCAGCAGAAAGTTCAAACCGAGGAGCTGCTTGCTATTACGGGGAGCCGATCCGGAGCGCAGATTGTGGTAGGGGACTTCAACGCGAAGCCTGAGACCCCGGACATGAGGATGATGGCTCAGGCCTTCCAGGAGCCTTTCGTGGACCGGCCGGATGCGTATACTTTTGATGCCGAAGCCCCAAGCTCCAAAATCGACTACATCTGGGCGAACGAGCAGGTGCTTGTCGGAGACCGCTCGGAGGCTCAGGTCATCGACACCCAAGCGTCCGATCACCGTCCGATTATCAGCACCCTGTATGTCAAACGCGCGCCTCAGAAGCCCGTCTCGCTAGCCCTGGATCCGCAGGAGTGGCAGGCCCAACCGGGAGAAACGGTTCCGATTAAGGCTATCCTGACCTACGAGGACGGAACGACCCGCGAGGTGACCGGCTCGGTGAAGTTCGCCCATACCCAGGGATCCGTCGCTTCGGTTAATGTGCACGGAATCGTTAAGGCCCACCGGCCGGGAACCGCCGCCATCACGGCGGTGTACGAAGGGCTCAGGGCGGAGTTGAAGGTCAACGTGACAGGGGAGCGGAAGTAA
- a CDS encoding iron-containing redox enzyme family protein, with translation MTQTVVVEKISGIIAGELARVKQTNRFFAEFPQTAKPEDFKWCVHLYHLSKHFGELLKLRWERFPDVDHDVFSTHYEEEKDHAQMLRKWMMDLGLEDPELSQPNYETEHFISLQYRAVASMSENLSLLIVNSTSEGFAHAVYLHATEILKKSGFENLEYWEVHCEADEEHSNVYHLIKDMSDAELQEAEHLVRYTCDTLDKMLNSWFA, from the coding sequence TTGACGCAGACCGTAGTCGTTGAGAAAATTTCGGGTATTATTGCCGGCGAGCTGGCAAGAGTTAAACAAACCAACCGGTTCTTCGCGGAGTTCCCGCAAACCGCCAAGCCGGAGGATTTTAAGTGGTGCGTGCACCTTTATCACCTATCCAAGCATTTCGGAGAACTCCTTAAGCTTCGCTGGGAAAGATTCCCCGACGTCGATCACGACGTGTTCTCCACCCATTATGAGGAAGAGAAGGACCACGCCCAAATGCTCCGCAAGTGGATGATGGACCTGGGCCTTGAGGATCCGGAGCTCTCCCAGCCGAACTATGAAACCGAGCACTTCATCTCCCTGCAATACCGGGCGGTCGCTTCCATGAGTGAGAACCTGTCGCTGCTCATCGTGAACAGCACATCGGAAGGCTTCGCCCATGCGGTTTACCTGCACGCTACGGAAATCCTGAAGAAATCCGGATTCGAGAACCTCGAATACTGGGAAGTGCACTGCGAAGCCGATGAAGAGCACAGCAACGTGTACCACCTGATCAAGGACATGAGCGATGCCGAACTGCAGGAAGCCGAGCATCTCGTAAGATATACGTGCGATACACTGGACAAAATGCTGAATTCGTGGTTCGCCTAA
- the murQ gene encoding N-acetylmuramic acid 6-phosphate etherase has translation MDEYLSGLTTETINERTKLIDECSTEQMLRLMNEQDALVPIAVAAQIPQIVKAVDLLHEKLRNGGRMFYVGAGSSGRIGVLDASECPPTFGTDPQLVQGHIAGGDVALREAVEGCEDDAAEGIALMERIGVTDKDAVIGITASGSARFVIAALKKAQEIGAATIGVVNNANSKLEAYCHVCIAPVVGPEVIMGSTRLKAGTAQKLVLNMLTTCTMVKLGKTYDNLMVDLKASNIKLVDRSVRIIKEVTGVSDDTAYAYLNKASMNCKLAIMMIKTGLDASEAQRWLDQSGGRLKTAIRTYHKVV, from the coding sequence ATGGATGAATATCTGTCGGGGTTAACTACAGAGACTATAAATGAGAGAACGAAGCTGATCGATGAGTGCTCGACAGAGCAGATGCTCCGCTTGATGAATGAGCAGGATGCCCTGGTTCCCATTGCGGTGGCCGCTCAAATTCCGCAAATTGTGAAAGCGGTTGATCTTCTGCACGAGAAGCTTCGGAACGGCGGCAGAATGTTTTACGTGGGAGCGGGTTCTTCCGGCCGAATCGGCGTACTGGACGCGTCCGAATGTCCCCCGACCTTCGGCACCGACCCCCAGCTGGTGCAGGGTCATATCGCAGGAGGCGATGTGGCGCTGAGAGAGGCCGTCGAAGGGTGCGAGGATGACGCGGCGGAAGGAATCGCCCTCATGGAACGGATCGGAGTGACGGATAAGGATGCGGTCATCGGCATTACCGCCAGCGGAAGCGCCCGGTTCGTCATTGCGGCCCTCAAGAAGGCGCAGGAGATCGGCGCCGCTACGATCGGCGTGGTCAATAACGCCAATTCCAAGCTGGAAGCGTACTGTCATGTATGTATCGCTCCGGTTGTCGGTCCGGAAGTAATCATGGGCTCCACGAGATTAAAAGCGGGTACGGCGCAGAAGCTAGTGCTGAATATGCTGACAACCTGTACGATGGTCAAGCTCGGAAAGACTTACGACAATCTGATGGTCGACCTCAAGGCCAGCAATATCAAGCTCGTTGACCGGTCGGTCCGCATTATTAAAGAGGTTACCGGAGTAAGCGATGATACGGCATACGCCTATCTGAACAAAGCTTCGATGAACTGCAAATTGGCCATCATGATGATCAAGACCGGTCTCGATGCGTCAGAAGCGCAAAGATGGCTGGACCAAAGCGGAGGCAGGCTGAAGACGGCCATCCGCACCTACCATAAGGTTGTATAA